Proteins encoded in a region of the Labrus mixtus chromosome 19, fLabMix1.1, whole genome shotgun sequence genome:
- the otos gene encoding otospiralin: MKLLVLLGVLLCLFAVHHSEARVIPEGVPYDEPPAVPYWPYSTSDFWNYVEYFRSIGAYNHINELARAFFAHQHLGDTLGYESNAGHEH, from the exons ATGAAGCTGTTGGTCTTGCTCGGTGTTCTCCTCTGCCTTTTTGCCGTTCATCATAGTG aggCCAGAGTCATCCCAGAAGGAG TGCCTTATGATGAACCTCCAGCTGTCCCTTACTGGCCTTACTCCACCTCTGACTTCTGGAACTACGTTGAATACTTCAGATCCATCGGTGCCTATAACCACATCAACGAGTTGGCCCGGGCCTTCTTTGCCCACCAGCACCTCGGGGACACCCTGGGGTATGAGAGCAACGCGGGACACGAGCACTGA
- the cops9 gene encoding COP9 signalosome complex subunit 9, with product MKPAVDEMFPEGAGPYVDLDEAGGSSGLLMDLAANEKAVHSDFFNDFEDLFDDDDLQ from the exons atgaaacctgCAGTGGACGAGATGTTTCCTGAAGGAGCTGGACCTTACGTGGACCTGGACGAG GCAGGGGGCAGCAGCGGCCTGCTGATGGACCTGGCAGCCAATGAGAAAGCAGTTCACTCTGATTTCTTTAATG ACTTTGAGGATCTGTTCGACGACGACGACCTGCAGTGA